A genomic window from Mesosutterella faecium includes:
- the greB gene encoding transcription elongation factor GreB, translating to MAEEQDEDEVSLPGLPAHAPNYMTPECYRRMLDERENLVRVERPSVVNIVSWAASNGDRSENGDYQYGKKRLREIDRRIRFLNKRIESAQVVDVRNRPPTDQVYFGATVTYEESSTGTERTVRIVGIDEMDPDKGDVSWISPIARVLLRAHEGDEVRLPTPRGVETIEILEVKYTGESPRK from the coding sequence ATGGCTGAAGAACAGGATGAGGATGAAGTAAGCCTTCCAGGGCTGCCTGCCCATGCGCCTAACTACATGACCCCTGAGTGCTACAGGCGCATGCTCGATGAAAGGGAAAACTTGGTGCGCGTCGAGCGTCCGTCCGTGGTGAACATTGTTTCCTGGGCTGCGTCCAACGGCGACAGATCGGAAAACGGGGACTATCAGTACGGGAAAAAACGCCTTCGCGAGATAGACCGGCGGATCCGCTTTTTAAACAAGCGCATTGAGTCGGCGCAGGTGGTTGATGTCCGGAACCGTCCCCCGACTGATCAGGTGTATTTCGGAGCAACGGTGACTTATGAGGAGAGCTCGACCGGGACGGAGCGCACGGTGCGCATTGTGGGAATCGATGAGATGGATCCGGACAAAGGCGACGTGTCCTGGATCAGTCCGATAGCCCGGGTGCTGCTGCGGGCGCACGAGGGAGACGAGGTCCGGCTGCCGACCCCCAGGGGCGTCGAGACCATCGAGATCCTCGAGGTCAAATACACCGGCGAGTCCCCCCGGAAATAA
- a CDS encoding RlmE family RNA methyltransferase has product MPVATKKLRSNRAWLERHLTDRWVKLSQKEGYRARSAYKLIQINEKEHIFRPGLTVVDLGAAPGSWSQVARKLLTGRDGKLSGRIVAMDILPMDPIDGVAFLQGDFREQSVCDELARIVGDDRVDVVMSDMAPNLSGIAASDAARSMLLCELALDFALEHLKKNGFFITKAFQGSGYSQFVEAVKRSFVKVHALKPEASRDSSPEQYIVARGLK; this is encoded by the coding sequence ATGCCGGTAGCCACCAAAAAACTTCGCTCAAACAGGGCATGGCTTGAGCGGCACCTGACAGACCGCTGGGTCAAGCTCTCGCAGAAAGAGGGCTATCGCGCTCGCTCTGCCTACAAACTTATACAGATCAACGAAAAGGAACACATTTTCCGGCCGGGTCTGACCGTTGTGGACCTCGGCGCTGCTCCCGGCAGCTGGTCTCAGGTCGCCAGAAAGCTGCTGACCGGTCGGGATGGGAAGCTCTCGGGGCGCATCGTCGCCATGGATATTCTTCCCATGGACCCGATAGACGGCGTGGCGTTTCTGCAGGGGGATTTCCGGGAGCAGTCGGTGTGTGACGAGCTCGCCCGGATCGTCGGCGATGACCGGGTCGATGTCGTGATGTCCGACATGGCGCCCAACCTTTCAGGCATAGCGGCGAGCGATGCGGCCCGCTCAATGCTGCTGTGCGAGCTCGCCCTGGATTTTGCTCTGGAACACCTCAAGAAAAACGGCTTTTTCATCACGAAGGCCTTTCAGGGCTCCGGCTATTCCCAGTTCGTGGAGGCCGTGAAGCGCTCTTTTGTGAAGGTTCACGCCCTGAAGCCCGAAGCAAGCCGGGATTCGTCCCCCGAGCAGTACATTGTCGCCAGGGGATTGAAGTAG
- the glmM gene encoding phosphoglucosamine mutase: protein MARRYFGTDGVRGRVGSFPIVPDFVVRLGHAAGLVLARHSKDAHPTVLIGKDTRISGYMLEACLQAGFSSAGVDIVLCGPIPTPAVAYLTQALRLTAGVVISASHNPYTDNGIKFFSAEGLKLPDEIEQEIESELDRGMQSIDSDRLGKAVRLDDAQGRYIEFCKSTISGKVHFKGMKLYLDTANGAAYKVAPAVFHELGAIVTVENNQPNGLNINLNCGATHTETLSDRVRKAGCDVGLSFDGDADRLIMADAEGRVYNGDQLLYIIVCDRLRKHPVKGVAGTLMSNYGLEKRLRELSIPFERTKVGDRYVVEKLLEKGWLYGGESSGHVLCLDRQTTGDGIVTAMQVLSAMRRTGQSLAELTADLHMLPQVLINCRLEPGFDWMQQKPLLEAKAKVDSLLEGRGRVLIRPSGTEPVLRIMVEAPEEAEARKLAEEIASTLRQRKN, encoded by the coding sequence ATGGCCCGTCGTTATTTCGGTACGGATGGTGTAAGAGGGAGAGTGGGATCGTTTCCCATTGTTCCGGACTTCGTGGTCCGTCTTGGCCATGCAGCCGGCCTGGTTCTCGCGCGGCACAGCAAGGACGCCCATCCGACGGTGCTGATCGGAAAAGACACCCGTATCTCTGGCTATATGCTGGAAGCCTGCCTGCAGGCAGGCTTTTCAAGCGCCGGAGTCGACATCGTGCTCTGCGGCCCCATTCCCACCCCGGCAGTGGCTTATCTGACGCAGGCCCTGCGGCTCACGGCAGGAGTTGTCATCAGCGCCTCGCACAACCCCTATACGGACAACGGCATCAAATTCTTCTCCGCCGAGGGGCTGAAGCTGCCCGATGAGATCGAGCAGGAGATCGAGTCTGAGCTTGACCGGGGCATGCAGAGCATCGACAGCGACCGGCTGGGCAAGGCCGTGAGGCTGGACGACGCCCAGGGGCGCTACATCGAGTTCTGCAAATCGACAATCTCGGGGAAAGTGCACTTCAAAGGCATGAAGCTCTACCTCGATACGGCCAATGGAGCGGCATACAAGGTCGCCCCCGCGGTGTTCCACGAGCTCGGCGCCATCGTGACGGTTGAAAACAACCAACCGAACGGCCTCAACATCAACCTCAACTGCGGAGCCACGCATACGGAGACTTTGTCGGACCGGGTGCGCAAGGCCGGCTGCGATGTGGGGCTTTCGTTTGACGGCGATGCGGACCGTCTGATCATGGCGGACGCCGAGGGCAGGGTCTACAACGGCGACCAGCTGCTTTACATCATCGTCTGCGACCGGCTGCGCAAGCACCCGGTGAAGGGCGTGGCGGGAACCCTGATGTCCAACTACGGGCTGGAGAAAAGGTTGCGCGAGCTCTCCATTCCTTTCGAGCGCACCAAGGTTGGGGATCGCTACGTTGTGGAAAAGCTTTTGGAAAAAGGCTGGCTGTACGGCGGAGAGAGCTCCGGGCATGTGCTGTGCCTCGACCGGCAGACCACGGGCGACGGCATAGTCACGGCCATGCAGGTCCTCTCTGCCATGCGCAGGACCGGCCAGAGCCTGGCTGAGCTGACAGCGGATCTGCATATGCTCCCTCAGGTTCTCATCAACTGCAGGCTCGAGCCAGGATTTGACTGGATGCAGCAAAAGCCGCTGCTCGAGGCAAAGGCGAAGGTGGACAGCCTTTTGGAGGGCAGGGGGCGCGTCCTGATCCGCCCCTCGGGCACGGAACCGGTGCTGCGGATCATGGTCGAGGCTCCGGAGGAAGCTGAGGCGAGGAAGCTGGCCGAGGAAATTGCCTCGACGCTCAGGCAGCGGAAAAATTAA
- a CDS encoding ABC transporter ATP-binding protein produces the protein MKTPAIEIKDLACTYVSEDGKNEEHYTAVKDVTLNIAEGEFVSIVGPTGCGKSTILNMTAGLLQPSHGTIRIFGEPLIGLNRRAGYMFQAENLMPWRNALDNVIAGLEFKGVPKSEAEKSGKQWLRKVGLAGFEDRYPHHLSGGMRKRVSMAQTLIMDPDIILMDESFSALDIQTRQLMENLLLDLWSAKKKAVLFITHDLDEAISMSDRVIVMSAGPGSHPIGEFVIDLPRPRDVTEVRADPRFVALHRAIWSVLREEVLKGYERQSQRRQGK, from the coding sequence ATGAAAACTCCTGCCATCGAAATTAAAGACTTGGCCTGCACGTATGTTTCCGAAGACGGAAAAAACGAAGAGCACTATACGGCGGTCAAGGATGTCACACTGAATATCGCCGAGGGTGAATTTGTAAGCATCGTGGGGCCCACGGGCTGCGGCAAATCCACAATTCTCAACATGACGGCCGGGCTGCTCCAGCCCTCGCACGGCACCATCCGCATTTTCGGCGAGCCGCTGATCGGGCTCAACAGAAGGGCCGGCTATATGTTTCAGGCGGAAAACCTGATGCCCTGGCGAAACGCCCTCGACAATGTCATTGCGGGCCTCGAATTCAAGGGCGTGCCCAAAAGTGAAGCCGAAAAAAGCGGCAAGCAGTGGCTGAGGAAGGTGGGGCTGGCCGGTTTTGAAGACCGCTACCCGCACCATCTTTCCGGCGGCATGCGCAAGAGGGTCTCCATGGCCCAGACGCTCATCATGGACCCCGACATCATTCTGATGGACGAAAGCTTTTCCGCGCTTGACATCCAGACCAGGCAGCTCATGGAGAATCTGCTGCTTGATCTCTGGTCGGCCAAGAAAAAGGCCGTTTTGTTCATCACCCATGACCTGGATGAGGCCATCTCCATGAGCGACCGGGTGATCGTCATGTCAGCCGGCCCGGGATCTCATCCGATAGGCGAGTTTGTCATTGACCTTCCCCGGCCCAGAGACGTGACGGAAGTGCGCGCGGATCCGCGCTTTGTTGCGCTTCACAGAGCGATCTGGAGCGTGCTCCGCGAGGAGGTTCTCAAGGGTTACGAGCGGCAGAGCCAGCGTCGGCAGGGAAAGTAG
- the folP gene encoding dihydropteroate synthase, producing the protein MPIVRHWQCGGRNFSLDRPLVMGILNVTPDSFSDGGEHNSFRSAVAWGRMMVAQGADIVDVGGESTRPNAVPVSEQEELDRVIPVVEALAGQGCAVSVDTSRASVMLASVKAGACILNDVMAFTEPGALDAAASTDAGLIIMHGWKAAEEDRRQAGEGSLIESIIGYLKARQTLLESKGVDPARICWDPGFGFGKTVQQNFEILAATSRFVKEGQPFLMALSRKSSLGAVTGVDVPARRVAASVAGALIAIERGAHLVRVHDVAETLQAIRVLQAVRSSSDNKQ; encoded by the coding sequence ATGCCTATTGTTCGTCACTGGCAGTGCGGAGGCCGGAATTTCTCCCTGGACCGGCCTCTGGTGATGGGAATACTCAACGTCACGCCCGATTCGTTCTCGGACGGCGGTGAGCACAACTCTTTCCGGAGCGCTGTCGCCTGGGGCCGCATGATGGTGGCGCAGGGCGCGGATATCGTCGACGTCGGAGGCGAGTCCACGCGTCCCAACGCCGTGCCTGTGTCAGAGCAGGAGGAGCTCGACCGGGTGATTCCCGTGGTGGAGGCGCTGGCGGGGCAGGGCTGCGCGGTTTCCGTGGATACGAGCCGTGCCTCGGTGATGCTCGCGAGCGTGAAGGCCGGAGCCTGCATCCTGAACGACGTGATGGCCTTTACGGAGCCTGGAGCGCTGGATGCGGCGGCTTCGACAGATGCGGGGCTGATCATCATGCACGGCTGGAAGGCGGCCGAGGAGGACCGGCGCCAGGCCGGCGAGGGTTCGCTCATAGAATCCATCATCGGGTATTTGAAAGCCCGGCAAACGCTTTTAGAATCCAAGGGGGTTGACCCGGCGCGCATCTGCTGGGATCCTGGATTCGGTTTTGGCAAGACGGTGCAGCAGAATTTTGAAATACTGGCAGCAACGTCTCGCTTCGTGAAAGAGGGACAGCCCTTTTTGATGGCCCTGTCGCGTAAAAGCAGTCTGGGAGCCGTCACGGGAGTCGATGTGCCTGCCCGGAGGGTGGCCGCTTCGGTTGCAGGAGCTTTGATCGCGATCGAGCGGGGGGCGCATCTGGTGCGCGTGCATGATGTTGCGGAAACCCTCCAGGCGATCAGGGTGCTGCAGGCCGTTCGTTCTTCGTCTGACAACAAACAATAG
- a CDS encoding response regulator: MEKILIVEDERAISELVAFSCKTAGFSAVQTGSAEEADQQLRSSVPDLIILDWMLPGCSGLEWLVRLRSSENYSNVPVILLTARGSESDRVSGLEAGADDYVVKPFSPRELVARIRAVLRRRSSSEGGKSAGKEVSIGPLAMNEERFEALVDGTQIRLGVIEFKILFLMASHPGRVFSRGQLLSLIWDSADEIDERTVDVHILRLRKQLAKTSACSMVETVRGLGYRVVNPH; this comes from the coding sequence ATGGAAAAAATTCTCATAGTTGAAGATGAACGCGCGATCAGCGAGCTGGTTGCGTTCTCGTGCAAGACAGCCGGCTTCAGCGCCGTTCAGACCGGCAGTGCGGAAGAGGCGGACCAGCAGCTGAGGAGCTCCGTGCCCGACCTCATCATCCTGGACTGGATGCTGCCGGGCTGCTCCGGCCTCGAATGGCTTGTGAGGCTTCGTTCTTCAGAGAACTATTCCAATGTGCCGGTCATTCTGCTGACGGCGCGCGGCAGCGAGTCCGACCGCGTGAGCGGCCTTGAGGCCGGCGCCGACGATTACGTCGTCAAGCCTTTTTCCCCCAGGGAGCTTGTGGCTAGGATCCGGGCGGTACTGCGCCGCCGTTCCTCCTCTGAGGGCGGGAAGTCCGCCGGCAAGGAGGTCTCGATCGGCCCGCTCGCAATGAATGAGGAAAGGTTCGAAGCCCTGGTGGACGGCACGCAGATCCGGCTGGGCGTAATTGAGTTCAAAATCCTCTTTCTCATGGCTTCCCACCCCGGCCGCGTTTTCAGCCGCGGGCAGTTGCTTTCGCTGATCTGGGATTCGGCCGACGAAATTGATGAGAGAACGGTGGACGTCCATATCCTGAGGCTTCGCAAGCAGCTCGCAAAAACCTCGGCCTGCAGCATGGTGGAAACCGTGAGAGGCCTGGGCTATCGAGTCGTGAATCCGCACTGA
- a CDS encoding ABC transporter permease — MFKNKWILHFWQLVLLAAVFVFWWAMTKPGLIPPFFFDSDTQAAFFFGEPVVIFQRIWNWFVVDRDIYEHLAVTLWETVLAFGIGTVSGLLVGLWLGLSPRAAAIADPFIKGLNSCPRVILAPIFAVWFGLGPASKVALGVTIVFFIVFFNVFQGVREVNVNVLNSVRMLGASRTQLLTAVYLPSAMSWVFSSLHSSVGMAFVGAVIGEYLGSARGVGYLILQAEGVFDINTVMAGILVLTLFAVILDWFVGLAESRLMRWQPKASAARTERI, encoded by the coding sequence ATGTTTAAAAACAAGTGGATTCTTCATTTTTGGCAGCTCGTTCTGCTCGCTGCCGTCTTTGTGTTCTGGTGGGCGATGACCAAACCGGGTCTCATCCCCCCCTTCTTTTTCGACAGTGACACGCAGGCGGCGTTTTTCTTTGGCGAACCGGTCGTTATCTTCCAGAGAATCTGGAATTGGTTCGTCGTTGACCGCGACATTTACGAGCATCTCGCCGTCACTCTTTGGGAAACGGTGCTCGCCTTCGGCATCGGCACGGTTTCCGGCCTTCTCGTGGGGCTGTGGCTGGGCCTTTCCCCCCGGGCCGCTGCCATTGCGGATCCCTTCATCAAGGGCCTCAATTCCTGCCCGCGTGTGATTCTGGCGCCTATTTTTGCAGTGTGGTTCGGCCTCGGGCCAGCCTCGAAGGTCGCCCTCGGCGTCACCATCGTGTTTTTCATCGTGTTCTTCAACGTGTTCCAGGGCGTCCGGGAGGTCAACGTGAACGTCCTCAACTCGGTCCGGATGCTGGGCGCAAGCCGCACGCAGCTGCTGACGGCGGTGTACCTCCCGTCGGCCATGAGCTGGGTGTTCTCCTCGTTGCACTCTTCGGTGGGCATGGCTTTCGTGGGTGCCGTGATCGGCGAGTATCTGGGGTCGGCCCGCGGCGTTGGCTATCTGATTCTTCAGGCCGAGGGGGTTTTCGACATTAATACCGTCATGGCCGGAATCCTTGTGCTCACGCTGTTTGCCGTTATTCTCGACTGGTTCGTCGGGCTGGCCGAATCCCGCCTGATGCGCTGGCAGCCCAAGGCTTCGGCGGCAAGAACCGAAAGGATATGA
- the ftsH gene encoding ATP-dependent zinc metalloprotease FtsH: protein MDNKLLGRVAIWVLVAVVLFTVFKQFDNRTTAAVDTTSYTQFMDDAKAGKIKRVDIQGHKIFVKPNSGAEYQITSPNDLWMVEDLRKAGVAVYGKAEEEPSVWTTIFVSWFPMLLLIGVWIFFMRQMQGGGKGGAFSFGKSKARMLDGSNNTVRFSDVAGCDEAKEEVREVVDFLRDPSKYQKLGGHIPRGILLVGSPGTGKTLLAKAIAGEAGVPFFTISGSDFVEMFVGVGAARVRDMFENAKKNAPCIIFIDEIDAVGRQRGAGLGGGNDEREQTLNQMLVEMDGFETGTNVIVIAATNRPDILDPALLRPGRFDRQVVVPLPDIRGREQILRVHMRKVPIGQDVREDIIARGTPGFSGADLANLVNEAALFAARRNARLVEMVDFENAKDKIMMGAERRGMVMTEEERRNTAYHESGHAVVARSLPNADPVHKVTIIPRGRALGLTMQLPTEDRYSYDDKYILTQIAILFGGRIAEEVFMHHATTGASNDFERATSLARDMVTRYGMSPDLGPMVYAEKEGEVFLGRSVTKTQHISEATMQRVDNEIRRILDQQYALARKIIESNRDKMEAMAAALLEWETIDSDQIDDIMAGRTVRPPHKVESGEQPRVDAERAAHSAPAATDGGAEAAKPEAPASRPSDSPDRSESQNGGEGR from the coding sequence TTGGATAATAAATTGCTTGGACGCGTAGCGATCTGGGTCCTCGTTGCCGTCGTTTTATTTACGGTGTTCAAACAGTTCGACAACCGTACCACGGCAGCTGTCGACACGACGAGCTACACCCAGTTCATGGATGACGCCAAGGCTGGGAAGATAAAGCGGGTCGACATTCAGGGCCACAAGATTTTTGTGAAGCCCAACTCCGGGGCCGAATACCAGATCACTTCTCCGAACGATCTGTGGATGGTGGAGGATCTTCGCAAGGCGGGCGTGGCGGTCTACGGCAAGGCCGAGGAGGAGCCCTCCGTCTGGACGACGATCTTTGTGTCATGGTTCCCCATGCTTCTGCTCATCGGCGTGTGGATCTTCTTTATGCGCCAGATGCAGGGGGGCGGCAAAGGCGGCGCGTTCTCCTTCGGAAAGAGCAAGGCCCGTATGCTCGACGGCTCCAACAACACGGTGCGCTTCTCCGATGTGGCCGGCTGCGACGAGGCCAAGGAAGAAGTGCGTGAGGTGGTGGATTTTCTGCGCGATCCCTCGAAATACCAGAAGCTTGGCGGCCATATCCCGCGCGGCATCCTTCTCGTGGGTTCTCCGGGAACCGGCAAGACGCTGCTTGCGAAGGCGATAGCCGGCGAGGCGGGCGTTCCTTTCTTCACCATTTCAGGCTCGGATTTCGTGGAAATGTTCGTGGGCGTCGGTGCGGCCCGTGTCCGCGATATGTTTGAAAACGCCAAGAAGAACGCCCCCTGCATCATCTTCATCGATGAAATCGATGCCGTGGGCCGCCAGAGAGGCGCGGGGCTCGGCGGCGGGAACGATGAGCGGGAGCAGACCCTGAACCAGATGCTGGTTGAGATGGACGGCTTTGAAACGGGCACCAACGTCATCGTCATCGCGGCCACCAACCGCCCCGACATTCTGGATCCGGCGCTGCTGCGTCCGGGGCGCTTTGACCGGCAGGTGGTCGTTCCGCTGCCGGACATCCGCGGCAGGGAGCAGATCCTGAGGGTCCATATGCGCAAGGTGCCGATCGGTCAGGATGTCCGCGAAGACATCATCGCCCGCGGGACTCCCGGCTTCTCCGGCGCGGATCTGGCGAACCTCGTCAACGAAGCGGCGCTTTTCGCCGCACGGAGAAATGCACGTCTTGTCGAAATGGTTGACTTTGAAAACGCCAAAGACAAGATCATGATGGGGGCGGAGCGCCGGGGCATGGTGATGACCGAGGAAGAAAGGCGCAACACGGCGTACCATGAATCCGGCCATGCCGTGGTCGCCCGCAGCCTGCCCAACGCGGATCCGGTTCACAAGGTCACCATTATTCCCCGCGGCCGCGCGCTGGGCCTGACCATGCAGCTGCCCACCGAGGACCGCTACTCCTATGACGACAAGTACATCCTCACGCAGATCGCCATCCTGTTCGGCGGGCGCATTGCTGAGGAAGTGTTCATGCATCACGCCACCACGGGCGCTTCCAACGACTTCGAACGAGCGACGTCTCTTGCCCGCGACATGGTGACGCGCTATGGCATGAGCCCCGATCTGGGGCCAATGGTGTACGCCGAAAAGGAGGGCGAAGTTTTCCTTGGCCGCTCCGTCACCAAGACCCAGCATATTTCTGAGGCGACCATGCAGCGGGTCGACAATGAGATCCGCCGCATTCTGGACCAGCAGTATGCGCTCGCCCGGAAGATCATCGAGAGCAACCGCGACAAGATGGAGGCCATGGCCGCCGCCCTTCTGGAGTGGGAGACCATCGACAGCGACCAGATCGATGACATTATGGCCGGACGTACGGTTCGTCCTCCTCACAAGGTGGAATCCGGCGAGCAGCCCAGGGTGGACGCGGAAAGGGCGGCCCACAGCGCTCCGGCCGCCACGGATGGCGGAGCGGAGGCGGCTAAGCCGGAGGCTCCGGCCTCCCGCCCGTCCGACTCCCCGGACCGCAGTGAGAGCCAGAACGGGGGCGAGGGCCGCTGA
- the phoR gene encoding phosphate regulon sensor histidine kinase PhoR translates to MLIFLGIVSAIFLTGLVFALSFDLIYGLAAALACALLFLFIDFRRIDWITRWLEKPSLAEIPEVSQYNSWYRVLDRLRQNRIQFEKNTKKMKSRETRYRRTLSTLPDGVVLIKTGWLLDWCNEAAEKQLGIDPETDHGRSALDIFKDTPLASYLEKGDFSKALMLTFADRAVSLEIRVTVLGRKNIVLLSHDVTERERLDSVRKDFVANVSHELRTPLTVINGFLELAGAGAADGKVCMDREHFALMQDQAHRMSNLVSDLLTLSRLEQGIEEPADDEIDMDSLLRQAVEEGRAVSGGHHEITWSAQPCRLKGNEAEVRSALANLVSNAVRYTPHNGHIHVDWKDAGAGRGLVLSVSDDGIGIDPKDIPRITERFYRVDKSRSRDTGGTGLGLAIVKHIMIRHGGRLEIKSTPGKGSVFSMVFPEDRKVS, encoded by the coding sequence ATGCTTATCTTTCTCGGCATCGTATCCGCGATTTTCCTGACCGGACTCGTGTTCGCCCTGAGCTTCGATCTCATTTACGGTCTGGCCGCGGCCCTGGCCTGCGCACTGCTTTTTCTTTTCATCGATTTCCGCCGCATAGATTGGATCACGCGCTGGCTGGAAAAACCCTCGCTGGCCGAAATCCCCGAGGTGAGCCAGTACAACAGCTGGTACAGAGTTCTGGACCGCCTCCGCCAGAACAGGATCCAGTTTGAGAAAAACACGAAAAAAATGAAATCCCGCGAAACACGCTACCGCCGGACGCTTTCGACGCTTCCCGACGGAGTGGTGCTGATTAAGACGGGATGGCTTCTGGACTGGTGCAATGAGGCTGCGGAAAAGCAGCTTGGGATCGACCCTGAAACCGACCACGGGCGTTCAGCTCTTGATATTTTCAAGGACACCCCGCTCGCTTCTTATCTGGAGAAGGGGGATTTTTCCAAGGCCCTCATGCTGACATTTGCCGACCGTGCGGTATCGCTCGAGATCCGTGTGACAGTTCTGGGAAGGAAAAACATTGTGCTTTTGTCCCATGACGTCACGGAGCGGGAGCGGCTCGACTCGGTGAGGAAGGACTTCGTCGCAAATGTGAGCCATGAACTGCGGACGCCGCTCACTGTGATCAATGGGTTCCTGGAGCTTGCCGGGGCCGGTGCGGCGGACGGAAAAGTCTGCATGGACCGGGAGCATTTTGCCCTTATGCAGGATCAGGCTCACAGGATGAGCAACCTGGTGTCGGATCTTCTCACGCTCTCACGGCTCGAGCAGGGCATTGAGGAGCCCGCGGATGACGAGATTGATATGGACAGCCTGCTCAGGCAGGCCGTGGAAGAAGGCCGGGCTGTGTCAGGCGGGCACCATGAGATCACTTGGAGCGCGCAGCCCTGCCGGCTGAAGGGCAATGAGGCGGAGGTTCGCAGCGCCCTGGCCAACCTGGTGTCCAACGCGGTTCGCTACACGCCGCACAACGGGCACATTCATGTGGACTGGAAGGATGCCGGGGCGGGCAGAGGGCTTGTTCTTTCAGTGTCCGATGACGGCATAGGCATCGACCCGAAGGACATACCGAGGATTACCGAGAGGTTCTATCGGGTCGACAAGAGCCGCTCGAGGGACACCGGCGGCACGGGGCTCGGGCTGGCGATTGTGAAGCACATCATGATCAGGCACGGGGGGCGCCTGGAAATCAAGTCCACGCCGGGGAAGGGATCTGTTTTCTCCATGGTCTTTCCGGAGGACAGAAAAGTTTCTTAA
- the gmhA gene encoding D-sedoheptulose 7-phosphate isomerase, producing the protein MKEDLTEVVARDLSDAASALEALRSRPEMLAAIASAGRLLAESMDKGGKVMSCGNGGSLCDAMHFAEEMTGRYRNDRRPYAAVSMGDASHMSCVGNDYGYEQVFARYVEGLGRPGDVLLAISTSGTSRNILLAAQAARAKGMKVIGLTGRENSPLAQASDIAIVTPAGRYADRVQELHIKVIHILIEITERLRDPQNYSDAG; encoded by the coding sequence GTGAAAGAAGATCTGACAGAAGTCGTGGCCAGGGATCTCAGCGACGCGGCGAGCGCGCTGGAGGCCCTGCGCAGCCGCCCGGAGATGCTGGCGGCCATAGCCAGCGCCGGCCGCCTTCTCGCGGAGTCCATGGACAAGGGCGGCAAGGTGATGAGCTGCGGCAACGGCGGAAGCCTTTGCGACGCCATGCACTTTGCGGAAGAGATGACCGGCCGGTATCGCAATGACCGGAGGCCCTACGCTGCAGTCTCCATGGGGGACGCCTCTCACATGTCCTGCGTGGGCAATGACTACGGCTACGAACAGGTGTTCGCAAGGTATGTCGAGGGCCTCGGCCGGCCGGGCGACGTCCTGCTCGCCATCAGCACGAGCGGCACGAGCCGCAACATTCTTCTGGCGGCGCAGGCGGCCAGGGCAAAGGGCATGAAGGTTATCGGCCTGACGGGCAGGGAGAATTCCCCGCTCGCCCAGGCCTCTGACATCGCCATAGTGACTCCTGCCGGAAGATACGCCGACCGTGTCCAGGAGCTGCACATCAAGGTCATCCATATCCTGATTGAGATCACGGAGCGGCTCAGGGATCCGCAGAATTATTCCGACGCCGGGTGA
- a CDS encoding YhbY family RNA-binding protein — protein sequence MTELIIDRDERLKLRAQSHDLAPVVLLGQNGLTEAVLKEIDKAMNARGLVKIRIPGDDREARSEIIARILDQLNAALIQAIGKTVTVWRPIAEQKNEEKNEQRPDREARKPRSRGGKILKTDKKRLAQAKKPVRRAHPKRGRLVKKAMGAKQ from the coding sequence ATGACTGAACTCATTATTGATCGAGACGAACGCTTGAAGCTGAGGGCTCAGAGCCACGACCTGGCCCCCGTGGTCCTGCTTGGGCAGAACGGCCTCACGGAGGCGGTGCTCAAGGAGATAGACAAGGCAATGAATGCCCGCGGCCTTGTCAAGATTCGCATTCCCGGCGACGACCGCGAGGCACGCTCGGAGATCATCGCCCGGATACTTGACCAGCTGAACGCTGCGCTCATTCAGGCGATCGGCAAAACGGTGACCGTCTGGCGCCCCATTGCCGAGCAGAAGAACGAAGAGAAGAACGAACAGCGCCCGGATCGGGAGGCGCGCAAGCCGAGAAGCCGGGGCGGAAAGATCCTGAAGACGGACAAGAAGCGCCTGGCGCAGGCTAAAAAGCCTGTCCGCAGGGCTCATCCGAAGCGCGGGAGGCTTGTGAAAAAGGCGATGGGGGCAAAGCAGTAA
- the greA gene encoding transcription elongation factor GreA, whose product MERIPITVAGAEKLKAELDHLRRVDRPEVVAAIEEARSKGDLSENAEYDAAREKQSFIEGRIALLEGRIPALQVIDPKTLNAGSKVVFGATVTLVDVETDKEVTYQVVGVDETDIEHNKVSVSSPIARALIGKSEGDEVVVHAPRGDIDYEILSVRYI is encoded by the coding sequence ATGGAACGAATTCCGATAACCGTGGCCGGGGCTGAGAAGCTGAAGGCTGAACTCGACCATCTGCGCCGGGTGGATCGCCCGGAGGTTGTGGCCGCTATTGAGGAGGCCCGTTCGAAAGGCGATCTTTCTGAAAACGCGGAGTATGACGCGGCCCGTGAGAAGCAGAGCTTCATCGAGGGCCGGATAGCGCTGCTGGAAGGGCGGATTCCTGCCCTTCAGGTCATTGATCCGAAGACTCTCAACGCCGGCTCGAAGGTTGTCTTCGGCGCCACCGTGACGCTGGTCGATGTCGAAACGGACAAGGAAGTGACCTATCAGGTCGTCGGTGTTGACGAAACAGACATCGAGCACAACAAGGTTTCCGTTTCCAGCCCGATCGCCCGGGCGCTCATCGGCAAGTCTGAAGGCGATGAAGTGGTGGTGCATGCGCCCCGCGGCGATATTGACTACGAAATCCTGTCTGTCCGCTATATCTGA